One window of Bacteroides sp. AN502(2024) genomic DNA carries:
- a CDS encoding methylated-DNA--[protein]-cysteine S-methyltransferase, which yields MRFIQIQRYHSPCGDLMLGSFEDRLCLCDWAVESHRDIIDRRLRKGLKACYEESTSEVIQEAIQQLDEYFNGERTVFEVPLLFVGTDFQKSVWYKLLDIPYGATISYGELAKQLDMPKAVRAVAAANGANAISIFAPCHRVIGSKHTLVGYAGGLSTKKWLLDLELNGKPLL from the coding sequence ATGAGATTTATTCAGATACAGCGTTATCATTCTCCTTGTGGCGATTTGATGCTTGGCTCGTTTGAGGATCGACTTTGTCTTTGTGACTGGGCAGTTGAAAGTCATAGGGACATTATAGACAGGAGGTTGCGGAAAGGACTGAAAGCCTGTTACGAAGAAAGTACATCTGAGGTAATACAGGAAGCAATTCAGCAGTTGGATGAATATTTCAATGGCGAACGGACTGTGTTTGAGGTGCCTTTGCTCTTTGTTGGTACGGATTTTCAGAAAAGCGTATGGTATAAGTTGCTGGACATTCCGTATGGGGCGACTATATCGTATGGAGAATTGGCGAAACAGCTGGATATGCCGAAGGCTGTCCGTGCGGTTGCTGCTGCTAACGGTGCAAATGCTATTTCTATTTTTGCTCCGTGTCATCGTGTTATCGGCAGTAAACACACGCTTGTAGGTTATGCCGGTGGTCTTTCTACTAAAAAATGGTTGCTGGATTTGGAATTAAATGGCAAACCTCTGTTATGA
- a CDS encoding FeoB small GTPase domain-containing protein, whose product MGEDEPVGEIVDNSPITECAHLSLEEMQQLVSHKEKVITIAFAGNPNYGKTSIFNALSGAHEHIGNYSGVTFGIDSGGKGNKLEMGGTSVILYRIGLDLCLPCRCCWKSNSLCLNHWLKIATLKNLHCKRFAKKKP is encoded by the coding sequence GTGGGAGAAGACGAACCGGTTGGTGAAATTGTCGACAACAGTCCGATAACCGAGTGTGCGCATCTGTCGCTTGAGGAGATGCAGCAACTGGTCTCACACAAGGAAAAGGTGATAACAATCGCTTTCGCAGGCAATCCCAACTATGGCAAGACATCAATATTCAACGCTCTTTCGGGGGCGCATGAACACATCGGTAATTACAGTGGCGTAACCTTCGGCATTGACAGCGGTGGTAAAGGAAACAAACTGGAAATGGGTGGCACAAGCGTTATCCTCTACCGCATTGGCCTGGATCTGTGCCTCCCTTGTCGATGTTGTTGGAAATCTAATTCTCTCTGTCTGAACCATTGGCTAAAAATTGCGACACTTAAAAATCTCCATTGCAAACGGTTTGCGAAAAAAAAGCCGTAA
- a CDS encoding MarC family protein, whose translation MDSTLLSFALLCFTSFFTLTNPLGTMPVFLTMTHGMTDKERQSIVRRATIVSFITLMVFVFTGQFLFKFFGISTNGFRIAGGVIIFKIGFDMLQARYTPMKLKDEEIKTYADDISITPLGIPMLCGPGAIANAIVLMQDAHSYEMKGVLIGTIALIYLLTFFILRASTKLVNVLGETGNNVMMRLMGLILMVIAVECFVSGLKPILADIVREGMEGLL comes from the coding sequence ATGGATAGTACGCTTCTGTCTTTTGCTTTACTTTGTTTCACTTCATTTTTTACGTTGACCAATCCATTGGGGACGATGCCTGTCTTTCTTACCATGACTCATGGTATGACGGATAAAGAACGTCAGTCTATTGTGCGCCGTGCCACTATTGTGTCGTTTATTACATTGATGGTATTTGTCTTTACCGGGCAGTTTCTTTTTAAGTTCTTCGGTATCTCTACCAATGGTTTCCGTATTGCCGGTGGAGTGATAATCTTCAAGATAGGCTTTGATATGCTTCAAGCCCGTTATACACCGATGAAACTGAAAGACGAAGAAATCAAAACGTATGCGGATGATATCTCTATTACTCCTCTTGGTATTCCTATGTTATGTGGTCCCGGAGCGATTGCCAATGCAATCGTCTTGATGCAGGATGCTCATTCTTATGAGATGAAGGGAGTTTTGATCGGCACTATTGCCTTGATTTATCTGCTGACTTTTTTCATTCTTCGGGCTTCTACAAAGTTGGTGAATGTTTTGGGGGAAACGGGTAATAATGTGATGATGCGTCTTATGGGATTGATCCTGATGGTTATTGCGGTGGAATGTTTCGTTAGCGGATTGAAACCGATATTGGCGGATATTGTGAGAGAGGGGATGGAAGGTCTTCTCTGA
- a CDS encoding thymidine kinase, which yields MVLFSEDHIQETRRRGRIEVICGSMFSGKTEELIRRMKRAKFAKQRVEIFKPAIDTRYSEEDVVSHDSHSISSTPIDSSASILLFTSEIDVVGIDEAQFFDNGLIDVCNQLANNGIRVIIAGLDMDFKGNPFGPMPQLCSIADEVSKVHAICVKCGQLASFSHRTVKNEKQVLLGETAEYEPLCRECYLRAREEDEQKI from the coding sequence ATGGTATTATTTTCAGAAGACCACATACAGGAGACTAGAAGAAGAGGCCGAATAGAAGTAATCTGCGGTTCTATGTTCTCCGGAAAGACAGAGGAATTGATTCGCAGAATGAAAAGAGCGAAATTCGCGAAACAACGTGTAGAGATATTCAAACCAGCTATCGACACCCGTTATTCAGAAGAAGACGTAGTCTCTCACGACAGTCATTCTATCTCCTCCACTCCCATCGATTCGTCAGCCAGCATTTTACTGTTTACTTCTGAGATAGACGTAGTAGGTATTGATGAAGCACAGTTCTTCGACAACGGTTTGATTGATGTATGCAACCAGCTCGCCAACAATGGAATCCGCGTTATCATTGCAGGGTTAGATATGGACTTCAAAGGAAATCCGTTCGGTCCGATGCCACAATTGTGCTCCATTGCCGATGAAGTTTCCAAAGTTCATGCGATCTGTGTAAAATGTGGTCAGTTGGCTTCTTTCTCACATCGTACAGTCAAGAATGAAAAACAGGTTCTTTTAGGCGAAACAGCCGAATATGAACCTCTGTGCAGAGAATGTTATCTCCGTGCACGAGAGGAAGATGAGCAGAAAATATAA
- a CDS encoding Arm DNA-binding domain-containing protein → MSETIKVLCYKYKTLSNGENPLMLCVCKDRKRSYQSLGSSRKYRYHSGYLLHFGQMPLII, encoded by the coding sequence ATGAGTGAAACAATTAAAGTACTATGTTACAAGTACAAAACTCTTAGTAATGGCGAGAATCCTCTGATGCTATGTGTCTGTAAAGACCGCAAAAGAAGCTACCAAAGTCTTGGCAGCTCCCGCAAATATCGTTATCATTCAGGCTATCTGTTGCATTTCGGGCAGATGCCTTTGATCATATAG
- a CDS encoding site-specific integrase, with product MEKISYNLVFNRKKKLNKKGMALVQVEAYLNRRKMYFSTKIYLKVDQWDVKRRMVKSHPNADVINRMLYEYVATIEQAELELWQQGKSISLDLLKESINKPVSNGKSFLSFYKEEVSNSSLKESTKQNHLSTLELLREFKKDISFTNLTFEFISSFDNYLQSKGYHLNTIAKHMKHLKRYVNVAINKEYMDVQKYAFRKYKIKNIEGNHTHLSPEELHKFEDLQLVGRFTKLQKTQDAFLFCCYTGLRYSDFINLTPANIVEFHQEIWLMYKSVKTGIEVRLPLYLLFEGKGIGILQRYKEELNSFFKLKDNSNINKELNVLAKLAGIDKRVSFHTSRHTNATLLLYSGANITTVQKLLGHKSVKTTQVYANIMDITVVRDLKKAASLKGWT from the coding sequence ATGGAAAAAATTAGTTACAATCTTGTTTTTAACAGAAAAAAGAAATTGAATAAGAAAGGAATGGCATTAGTACAGGTCGAAGCTTATCTTAATAGAAGGAAAATGTATTTCTCCACTAAAATATATCTCAAAGTTGATCAGTGGGATGTTAAACGAAGAATGGTGAAAAGTCACCCTAATGCGGATGTTATAAATCGCATGTTATACGAATACGTAGCAACGATTGAACAAGCTGAACTTGAATTATGGCAACAGGGGAAATCGATTTCTCTGGATTTATTAAAAGAGTCTATTAATAAACCTGTAAGTAATGGAAAGTCATTTCTGAGTTTCTATAAAGAAGAAGTTTCCAATTCTTCATTGAAAGAAAGCACCAAGCAGAATCATCTTTCTACGCTTGAATTACTCCGGGAGTTCAAAAAAGACATCTCGTTTACAAACTTGACATTTGAATTTATTTCTTCATTTGACAATTACCTGCAATCCAAAGGATATCACCTTAACACTATAGCCAAACATATGAAGCACCTAAAACGATATGTTAACGTTGCTATTAACAAAGAATATATGGATGTGCAAAAATACGCCTTCAGAAAATATAAGATTAAAAATATAGAAGGCAATCATACACATTTATCACCGGAAGAACTGCATAAATTTGAGGATTTACAGTTGGTGGGAAGATTTACAAAACTACAAAAGACCCAAGATGCCTTTTTATTTTGTTGCTATACTGGACTACGATATTCCGATTTCATAAACCTGACGCCCGCGAATATTGTCGAATTTCATCAGGAAATCTGGCTTATGTATAAGTCTGTAAAAACAGGAATTGAAGTCCGTCTGCCATTATACCTATTATTTGAAGGTAAAGGAATCGGTATATTGCAACGCTATAAAGAAGAACTGAACAGTTTCTTCAAGTTAAAAGATAATTCCAATATTAACAAAGAGTTGAATGTATTAGCAAAGTTGGCGGGTATTGACAAGCGGGTATCCTTTCACACCAGCCGCCATACAAATGCTACCTTATTATTATATAGCGGTGCGAATATAACCACTGTACAAAAATTATTAGGTCACAAAAGTGTGAAAACCACCCAGGTATATGCAAATATAATGGACATTACGGTTGTACGTGATCTTAAAAAGGCAGCCTCATTGAAAGGGTGGACATAA
- a CDS encoding IS4 family transposase, whose product MANITLFAQVISHLPKENIRKIIKSSGSDKHCKGYNTWSQFVSMIFSQFSGCDSVRDISNGLKSATGNLNHLGINRAPSKSTVAYQNANRDSSVFRGIFYSLFQYFGQQALWQRRKFRFKMPIKLLDSTLVSLTLSIYDWAHYTTTKGAVKMHTLLDYDSLLPEFVNITDGKTTDNKAAFDIELHPYSIVVADRGYCDYSLLNNWDSSNVFFVVRHKDNIRYKAIEELPLPEKHAQNVLIDEIIEFELSAAKSKYPKRLRRIAVWNDEHGFEIELLTNNFTLAASSIAALYKARWNIEIFFRNLKQLLRIKSFIGTSRNAVETQIWTAMTTMLILTWLKHIARYKWALANLVVTLRLNTFTKIDLQKWLDQPFTPPPETIEND is encoded by the coding sequence ATGGCAAATATAACACTTTTCGCACAGGTAATATCACATCTCCCGAAAGAAAATATCAGGAAAATCATAAAATCTTCGGGGTCAGACAAGCATTGCAAGGGCTACAATACATGGAGTCAGTTTGTTAGCATGATTTTCAGCCAATTCTCAGGATGTGATTCAGTCAGAGATATCTCAAACGGGCTGAAATCAGCCACCGGCAACCTCAATCATTTGGGAATCAACCGTGCACCATCCAAGTCAACGGTAGCATATCAGAACGCCAACCGAGACAGTTCGGTTTTTCGCGGCATATTCTACTCGTTGTTTCAGTATTTCGGACAGCAAGCCCTATGGCAACGAAGAAAGTTCCGTTTCAAGATGCCGATAAAACTGCTCGACTCCACATTGGTGTCATTGACTCTGTCAATATATGACTGGGCACATTACACTACCACCAAGGGGGCGGTCAAGATGCACACGCTATTGGACTATGACAGTCTTTTGCCGGAGTTCGTGAATATCACCGATGGCAAAACCACCGACAACAAAGCTGCTTTTGATATTGAGTTACATCCGTATAGTATTGTAGTAGCCGACCGAGGCTACTGTGACTACTCATTGCTGAATAATTGGGACAGCAGCAACGTGTTCTTTGTAGTGCGTCATAAAGACAATATCCGGTACAAAGCCATAGAGGAGTTGCCTTTGCCTGAAAAACACGCTCAGAATGTACTTATTGACGAAATAATCGAGTTCGAACTCTCGGCGGCCAAATCCAAATATCCCAAACGTTTACGTCGCATCGCAGTATGGAACGATGAACACGGTTTTGAAATTGAGTTACTCACAAACAACTTCACATTGGCAGCATCAAGCATAGCGGCTCTGTACAAGGCTCGGTGGAACATAGAAATCTTCTTTCGCAACCTCAAGCAACTGCTACGCATCAAGAGCTTTATCGGCACATCCCGCAATGCCGTAGAGACCCAAATATGGACTGCTATGACTACAATGCTGATTCTGACATGGCTAAAGCACATCGCAAGATACAAATGGGCATTGGCTAACCTTGTGGTCACGCTCCGGCTGAACACATTTACCAAAATCGACCTCCAAAAATGGCTTGATCAACCATTTACACCACCTCCCGAAACCATCGAAAACGATTAG
- a CDS encoding Fur family transcriptional regulator, whose translation MDMNNDEIGNILNGRGIKPTANRILVMRELMKVSNPVNLADLEASLEFSMDKASIFRVLELFAEKDVVHVIEDGSRSLKYELCHSGNKHSIADQHAHFYCEHCKGTYCIETEKVPMIDIPDGFTPHSINYMIKGICPKCNR comes from the coding sequence ATGGATATGAACAACGATGAAATAGGAAATATTTTGAATGGCAGAGGTATAAAACCTACCGCAAATCGAATTCTTGTGATGAGAGAATTGATGAAAGTCTCAAATCCGGTCAATCTTGCTGATTTGGAAGCTTCGCTGGAGTTCTCAATGGATAAGGCAAGCATTTTCCGTGTGCTTGAACTTTTCGCTGAAAAAGATGTGGTTCATGTGATTGAGGACGGGAGCCGTTCACTTAAATATGAGCTGTGTCACAGTGGCAATAAGCACAGCATCGCTGACCAACATGCCCATTTTTATTGCGAGCATTGCAAGGGAACATACTGCATTGAAACGGAGAAAGTCCCCATGATTGATATTCCTGACGGGTTCACTCCACATTCCATCAACTATATGATCAAAGGCATCTGCCCGAAATGCAACAGATAG
- a CDS encoding YjjG family noncanonical pyrimidine nucleotidase, protein MKYKNLFFDLDDTIWAFSSNARDTFEEVYQKYAFDRYFDSFDHYYSLYQQRNTELWVEYGEGKITKDELNSKRFFYPLQTVGVEDKTLAEQFSKDFFAIIPTKSTLMPYAKEVLEYLAPQYNLYILSNGFRELQSRKMRSAGVDGYFRKVILSEDLGVLKPWPEIFNFALSATQSELRESLMIGDSWEADITGAHGVGMHQVFYNVTERTSFPFLPTYHIHSLKELMDLL, encoded by the coding sequence ATGAAATATAAAAATCTTTTTTTTGATCTTGATGATACTATCTGGGCTTTCTCCAGCAATGCCCGTGACACTTTTGAAGAAGTGTATCAGAAATATGCATTCGACCGTTACTTTGATTCGTTCGACCATTATTATTCCCTTTATCAACAAAGAAATACCGAACTTTGGGTTGAGTACGGTGAAGGAAAGATAACAAAAGATGAATTGAACAGTAAACGTTTCTTTTATCCTTTACAAACTGTGGGAGTAGAAGATAAAACACTCGCCGAACAGTTTTCGAAAGATTTTTTCGCTATTATTCCTACTAAAAGTACTTTGATGCCTTATGCAAAGGAGGTATTGGAATATCTTGCTCCCCAATATAACCTTTATATTCTTTCCAATGGGTTTCGTGAATTGCAATCACGCAAGATGCGTTCGGCTGGAGTGGACGGATATTTCAGAAAGGTGATTCTTTCGGAAGATCTCGGAGTGTTGAAGCCTTGGCCGGAGATATTCAATTTTGCCTTGTCTGCCACTCAATCCGAGTTGCGCGAATCCCTGATGATTGGTGACAGTTGGGAAGCAGATATAACCGGAGCGCATGGAGTAGGGATGCATCAGGTCTTCTATAATGTAACGGAACGGACTTCTTTCCCTTTCCTTCCCACTTATCACATTCATTCATTGAAAGAATTAATGGATTTATTATAG
- the rsmI gene encoding 16S rRNA (cytidine(1402)-2'-O)-methyltransferase — protein MGKLYVVPTPVGNLEDMTFRAIKVLKEADLILAEDTRTSGILLKHFEIKNAMQSHHKFNEHKTVESVVNRIKGGETVALISDAGTPGISDPGFLVVRECVRNGIEVQCLPGATAFVPALVASGLPNEKFCFEGFLPQKKGRQTRLKMLVEEHRTMVFYESPHRLLKTLTQFAEYFGTERQATVSREISKLHEETVRGSLAELIEHFTATEPRGEIVIVLAGIDD, from the coding sequence ATGGGAAAGCTATATGTGGTGCCTACACCGGTAGGGAATCTGGAGGACATGACCTTTCGTGCTATTAAAGTCCTGAAAGAGGCCGATCTGATTTTGGCGGAGGATACACGTACTTCCGGTATCTTGCTGAAACACTTTGAAATAAAGAATGCAATGCAGTCTCACCACAAATTTAATGAACATAAAACGGTGGAAAGTGTTGTTAATAGAATAAAGGGAGGTGAAACGGTGGCACTTATTTCCGATGCCGGAACTCCTGGAATTTCCGATCCCGGTTTTTTGGTTGTTCGTGAATGTGTGCGTAACGGTATCGAAGTGCAGTGCTTGCCGGGAGCAACGGCTTTTGTTCCGGCACTTGTTGCATCGGGATTGCCGAATGAGAAGTTCTGCTTTGAGGGATTTCTTCCCCAAAAGAAAGGGCGGCAGACACGGCTGAAGATGTTGGTGGAAGAACATCGCACGATGGTGTTTTATGAGTCACCCCACCGTCTGTTGAAGACGTTAACACAGTTTGCCGAATATTTCGGCACTGAACGTCAGGCAACCGTGTCGCGTGAAATATCCAAGCTCCACGAAGAAACAGTTCGGGGAAGTTTGGCTGAATTGATAGAACACTTTACCGCTACCGAACCTCGTGGCGAGATTGTGATTGTATTAGCAGGAATAGATGATTAA
- a CDS encoding O-acetylhomoserine aminocarboxypropyltransferase/cysteine synthase family protein, producing MATKNLHFETLQVHVGQEQADPATDARAVPIYQTTSYVFHNSAHAAARFGLQDPGNIYGRLTNSTQGVFEQRVAALEGGVAGLAVASGAAAITYAFENITRAGDHIVAAKTIYGGSYNLLAHTLPSYGITTTFVDPSDLSNFEKAIQENTKAVFIETLGNPNSNIIDIEAVAEIAHRHKIPLIIDNTFGTPYLIRPIEHGADIVVHSATKFIGGHGSSLGGVIVDSGKFDWVASGKFPQLTEPDPSYHGVRFVDAAGPAAYAIRIRAILLRDTGATISPFNAFILLQGLETLSLRVERHVENALKVVNFLNNHPKVKKVNHPSLSDHPDHALYQRYFPNGAGSIFTFEVKGGQEEAHRFIDSLEIFSLLANVADVKSLVIHPASTTHSQLNAQELDEQEIYPGTVRLSIGTEHIDDLIADLDQALAKI from the coding sequence ATGGCAACAAAGAATTTACATTTCGAGACTTTACAAGTTCACGTAGGACAAGAACAAGCAGATCCGGCAACAGACGCCCGTGCAGTACCTATTTACCAGACTACTTCTTATGTATTTCACAACTCCGCTCACGCAGCCGCACGTTTCGGCCTACAGGACCCGGGGAACATTTACGGTCGTCTGACCAACTCCACTCAAGGAGTTTTTGAACAACGCGTAGCTGCTCTTGAAGGAGGAGTAGCAGGACTGGCAGTTGCTTCGGGTGCTGCTGCCATCACTTATGCCTTCGAGAATATCACTCGTGCAGGCGATCATATTGTAGCAGCCAAAACGATTTATGGAGGAAGCTATAACTTACTGGCTCATACCTTACCCAGCTATGGCATCACAACAACATTCGTCGATCCAAGCGATTTATCGAACTTTGAAAAAGCCATTCAGGAAAATACGAAAGCCGTATTTATCGAGACGCTGGGAAATCCGAACTCAAATATCATTGATATAGAGGCAGTAGCTGAGATAGCTCATCGCCACAAAATTCCTTTGATTATTGACAACACATTCGGTACTCCGTATTTAATCCGTCCTATCGAACACGGGGCAGATATCGTGGTACATTCCGCAACAAAGTTCATTGGCGGACACGGTTCCTCATTAGGAGGAGTCATTGTAGATTCAGGCAAATTCGACTGGGTGGCTTCCGGCAAATTTCCACAACTGACCGAACCCGATCCAAGCTATCACGGAGTACGTTTTGTTGATGCTGCCGGTCCGGCTGCCTATGCCATCCGCATCCGAGCTATTTTGCTGCGCGACACAGGTGCCACCATCAGTCCATTCAATGCTTTTATCCTGTTACAAGGATTGGAAACTCTTTCCTTACGCGTAGAACGTCATGTAGAAAATGCATTGAAAGTCGTGAATTTCTTAAACAATCACCCGAAAGTGAAGAAAGTGAACCATCCATCATTATCCGATCATCCCGATCATGCGCTGTATCAGCGTTATTTCCCGAACGGTGCCGGTTCGATTTTCACTTTCGAAGTCAAAGGCGGACAAGAAGAAGCACATCGCTTCATCGACAGTCTGGAGATATTCTCTCTGCTAGCTAATGTTGCCGATGTGAAATCATTGGTAATCCACCCGGCAAGTACCACTCATTCACAGCTCAATGCACAGGAACTGGACGAACAGGAGATTTATCCGGGCACTGTACGCTTATCGATTGGAACGGAACATATTGATGACCTGATTGCGGATTTGGATCAGGCACTTGCCAAAATCTAA
- a CDS encoding heavy metal translocating P-type ATPase, whose protein sequence is MNRKQRNMLTRIIIALVMTVGLLFIDITGCPRLAAYLVVYLIIGYDILKKAWLGIIHGRVFDENFLMALATVGAFALAIYEKSGDYLEAIAVMLFYQIGEFFQSYAVGKSRRNIAALMDIRPDYANIEQDGKIVKIDPDDVEVGQTIIIQPGERVPIDGVVISGESSLNTSALTGESLPREVGSGDEIISGSINMSGVLKVRTTKEFGDSTVSKILELVEDSASRKSKSENFIAKFARVYTPAVCYGALALALLPPLILILFNGAPLDFSTFETWIYRALVFLVISCPCALVVSIPLSFFAGIGGASREGVLVKGANILETLSKVKTVVFDKTGTLTKGVFEVNAYHGDHDEDIADRKAQLLEFAAIVESSSSHPIAKSLQRAYGHAIDRSRMSDMKEISGKGVTTVIDGRMVAAGNEKLMSDLGLVPCHCKTAGTIVHLAIDGKYAGHIVLGDIVKPTSEQAISDLRRSGVTTTVMLTGDTKPVADQTAARLGIDKVYSELLPADKVSQLESILADTKGDDKVAFVGDGINDAPVLSRADLGIAMGAMGSDAAIEAADVVLMDDDPMKIGKAIRISRKCLGIVWENIIMALGIKGICLILGVFGIINMWLAIFADVGVMILAVLNAIRAMYVRKI, encoded by the coding sequence ATGAACAGAAAACAACGCAATATGCTCACCCGCATCATCATCGCTCTGGTGATGACCGTTGGGTTGCTTTTTATTGACATTACAGGATGTCCACGTCTCGCAGCATATCTTGTGGTATACCTGATAATAGGTTACGACATATTGAAAAAGGCGTGGCTCGGAATTATCCACGGCAGAGTGTTTGATGAGAATTTCCTTATGGCTTTGGCAACGGTTGGAGCATTCGCACTCGCCATCTATGAGAAGAGCGGCGACTATCTGGAGGCTATCGCCGTGATGCTGTTCTATCAGATTGGCGAGTTCTTCCAGAGCTATGCCGTCGGTAAAAGCCGTCGTAACATCGCAGCTCTCATGGATATACGCCCTGACTATGCCAATATAGAGCAGGACGGCAAGATTGTGAAGATAGACCCCGACGATGTGGAGGTCGGTCAGACAATCATCATTCAGCCTGGAGAGCGGGTCCCTATCGACGGAGTTGTAATTTCCGGCGAGTCATCGCTCAATACATCAGCATTGACCGGTGAGTCACTTCCGCGCGAAGTAGGTAGCGGAGATGAGATCATAAGCGGCAGCATCAATATGTCGGGAGTATTGAAAGTGCGCACTACCAAAGAGTTCGGCGATTCTACTGTATCCAAGATTTTAGAGCTGGTTGAAGATTCGGCCTCGCGCAAATCGAAATCTGAGAATTTTATTGCTAAGTTCGCACGCGTATATACTCCGGCTGTCTGCTACGGAGCGTTGGCCCTAGCCCTTTTGCCCCCGTTAATCCTGATTCTATTCAACGGTGCGCCTCTTGACTTCTCTACGTTTGAAACATGGATTTACCGTGCTCTCGTTTTCCTCGTAATCAGCTGCCCTTGCGCATTGGTGGTCAGCATACCGTTGTCATTCTTTGCCGGAATCGGCGGTGCAAGCCGCGAAGGTGTGCTGGTGAAAGGTGCGAATATTCTGGAAACGCTGTCGAAAGTAAAAACTGTGGTCTTCGACAAGACCGGAACATTGACTAAAGGAGTGTTTGAGGTCAATGCCTATCATGGAGACCACGACGAGGACATTGCCGACCGCAAAGCACAATTGCTTGAATTTGCGGCAATAGTGGAGTCGTCATCTTCACACCCGATAGCCAAATCGCTTCAACGAGCCTACGGACACGCAATTGACCGCAGCCGGATGAGCGACATGAAAGAAATCAGCGGTAAAGGCGTTACCACCGTCATCGATGGTAGAATGGTTGCCGCTGGAAATGAGAAACTGATGTCGGACTTAGGCCTTGTTCCCTGCCATTGCAAGACAGCCGGAACTATTGTCCACCTCGCAATTGACGGTAAATATGCGGGACACATCGTTCTTGGAGATATTGTGAAACCCACATCCGAACAAGCCATTTCCGATCTTCGTAGGTCGGGCGTGACAACAACCGTCATGCTGACCGGTGATACCAAACCGGTCGCAGACCAAACCGCTGCCCGGCTTGGGATAGATAAGGTTTACAGCGAACTGCTACCTGCCGATAAGGTGTCGCAACTTGAGAGCATCCTTGCTGACACAAAAGGAGATGACAAGGTTGCGTTTGTGGGTGATGGCATAAATGACGCCCCCGTGCTCTCGCGTGCTGACCTTGGCATAGCGATGGGCGCGATGGGAAGCGATGCCGCCATAGAGGCCGCTGACGTGGTGCTCATGGACGATGATCCGATGAAAATCGGCAAGGCAATCCGTATCTCACGCAAGTGCTTGGGAATAGTATGGGAGAACATCATCATGGCATTGGGCATCAAGGGAATTTGCCTTATACTTGGAGTATTCGGCATCATCAATATGTGGCTTGCTATCTTTGCCGACGTAGGCGTGATGATACTCGCTGTACTCAACGCAATAAGAGCCATGTATGTACGCAAGATATGA
- a CDS encoding cation transporter: MSKTFKIEVDCANCANLVEDAAKKVAGVKELSISFMTQKMKVAFEDDADQNEVMAEVLKAAKKVEPDFEIL, encoded by the coding sequence ATGAGCAAGACATTCAAAATTGAGGTTGATTGCGCAAACTGCGCAAACCTCGTGGAAGACGCAGCTAAGAAGGTTGCAGGCGTAAAGGAACTTTCCATTTCATTCATGACACAGAAGATGAAGGTTGCCTTCGAGGATGATGCAGATCAGAACGAAGTAATGGCAGAAGTACTGAAAGCCGCCAAAAAGGTGGAACCTGATTTTGAGATTCTCTAA
- a CDS encoding Lrp/AsnC family transcriptional regulator, translating into MDTFDKLDRVDLQILRTLQENSRLTTKELAARVSLSSTPVFERLKRLESGGYIKKYIAVLDAEKLNQGFVVFCSVKLRRLNRDIAAEFTRIIQDIPEVTECYNISGSYDYLLKIHAPNMKYYQEFILNVLGTIDSLGSLESTFVMAEVKHQYGIHI; encoded by the coding sequence ATGGATACTTTTGACAAACTGGATAGAGTCGATTTGCAAATACTCCGTACTTTGCAAGAAAATTCCCGATTGACGACGAAAGAGTTGGCGGCGCGGGTGAGTCTTTCTTCTACTCCTGTTTTTGAACGTCTTAAGCGGTTGGAGAGTGGGGGGTATATAAAGAAGTATATTGCCGTGTTGGATGCGGAAAAGCTGAATCAAGGATTTGTCGTATTTTGTAGTGTGAAGCTTAGACGACTGAACAGGGATATCGCAGCCGAGTTTACGCGGATTATACAGGATATTCCTGAGGTCACCGAATGTTATAACATATCAGGAAGTTATGATTATCTGTTGAAGATTCATGCTCCCAATATGAAATACTATCAGGAGTTTATTCTGAATGTGTTGGGGACGATTGATAGCTTGGGATCACTGGAAAGCACGTTTGTGATGGCTGAAGTGAAGCATCAATATGGGATACATATTTAA